The Streptomyces spororaveus genome includes a region encoding these proteins:
- a CDS encoding ATP-binding protein yields the protein MAGLEGVEQPRQRGSASAVRLTAAVEDEQGLKALELYGNPAEAEVTLPSMPESASTARRLTQCVVIRLWGLSPQIAEHAVLLVSELVGNAVRHTGARSFGLRMLRRRGWIRVEVRDPSRGLPCLMPVHELDTTGRGLFLVDKLSDRWGADLLPRGKITWFEMRVADRQNA from the coding sequence ATGGCGGGCCTGGAGGGTGTGGAACAGCCGCGGCAGCGCGGCAGCGCTTCGGCGGTACGGCTCACGGCGGCTGTCGAGGACGAACAGGGCCTCAAAGCGCTGGAGTTGTACGGCAATCCGGCCGAGGCCGAAGTGACGCTGCCGTCCATGCCGGAGTCGGCGAGCACCGCGCGCCGGCTCACCCAGTGCGTGGTGATCCGCCTCTGGGGCCTCTCGCCGCAGATCGCCGAGCACGCCGTCCTGCTGGTCTCGGAGCTCGTCGGCAACGCCGTCCGGCACACCGGGGCCCGCTCCTTCGGTTTACGCATGCTGCGCCGGCGCGGCTGGATCCGGGTGGAGGTGCGCGATCCCTCGCGCGGGCTGCCCTGCCTGATGCCGGTCCACGAGCTGGACACCACCGGCCGGGGCCTCTTCCTCGTCGACAAGCTGTCCGACCGCTGGGGCGCGGACCTGCTGCCGCGCGGCAAGATCACCTGGTTCGAGATGCGGGTCGCCGACCGCCAGAACGCCTGA
- a CDS encoding enoyl-CoA hydratase/isomerase family protein, whose translation MTISLEVSEGVGTIRLDRPPMNALDIATQDRLRELAVEATDRADVRAVVIYGGEKVFAAGADIKEMQTMDHAAMVARSRALQDAFTAVARIPKPVVAAITGYALGGGCELALCADYRIAADNAKLGQPEILLGLIPGAGGTQRLSRLVGPSKAKDLIFTGRMVKADEALTLGLVDRVVPAAEVYEQAHAWAARLAQGPAIALRAAKECVDAGLEADIDTGLTIERNWFAGLFATEDRERGMRSFVEEGPGKAKFV comes from the coding sequence ATGACCATCTCTCTCGAAGTCTCCGAAGGCGTCGGCACCATCCGCCTGGACCGGCCGCCCATGAACGCCCTGGACATCGCCACCCAGGACCGGCTGCGCGAGCTCGCGGTGGAGGCGACCGACCGGGCCGACGTCCGCGCGGTCGTCATCTACGGCGGCGAGAAGGTGTTCGCGGCGGGCGCGGACATCAAGGAGATGCAGACGATGGACCACGCGGCGATGGTCGCCCGGTCCCGCGCACTCCAGGACGCCTTCACCGCCGTCGCCCGCATCCCCAAGCCCGTCGTCGCGGCCATCACCGGATACGCGCTGGGCGGCGGGTGCGAACTCGCGCTGTGCGCCGACTACCGGATCGCCGCCGACAATGCCAAGCTCGGCCAGCCCGAGATCCTGCTCGGCCTGATCCCGGGCGCGGGCGGCACCCAGCGGCTGTCCCGGCTGGTCGGACCGTCCAAGGCCAAGGACCTGATCTTCACCGGGCGCATGGTCAAGGCCGACGAGGCGCTGACCCTCGGGCTGGTCGACCGTGTGGTGCCCGCCGCCGAGGTGTACGAGCAGGCGCACGCCTGGGCCGCCAGGCTCGCGCAGGGGCCGGCGATCGCGCTGCGCGCCGCCAAGGAGTGTGTGGACGCCGGCCTGGAGGCCGACATCGACACCGGCCTCACCATCGAACGCAACTGGTTCGCGGGCCTGTTCGCCACCGAGGACCGCGAGCGCGGCATGCGCAGTTTCGTCGAAGAGGGCCCGGGCAAGGCGAAGTTCGTCTGA
- a CDS encoding L,D-transpeptidase, whose amino-acid sequence MGRTRVNLQPIRGRARTGLPALLLGAALLFTTACGGGGGGNSSGSGGDNAGGGGKTGTEASKAVVSVKPDDGAKEVATSGVLKIASTGGKLSTVTVADTKGNAVEGKIADDGASWEPARHLASATEYKVHAVAKDEAGRESAKDTTFTTLTPTNTFVGHYTPEDGATVGVGMPVSINFSRGITNPEAVEKAITVTAEPAVPVEGHWFGNDRLDFRPENYWAAGTKVTVKLALDGVEGRPGVYGKQTRTVTFTIGRSQVSTVDAAAHTMQVVRDGQVLKDVPITAGAPSTTTYNGQMVISEKYKVTRMNGATVGFGGEYDISDVPHAMRLSQSGTFVHGNYWASSDTFGSTNVSHGCVGLKDVRGAGDSKQPAAWFFDESLIGDVVVVKNSKDKQIAPDNGLNGWNMDWAEWIK is encoded by the coding sequence ATGGGGAGAACACGAGTGAACCTGCAGCCGATACGCGGCCGCGCCCGCACCGGTCTGCCGGCCCTGCTGCTGGGGGCGGCCCTGCTGTTCACCACCGCGTGCGGTGGCGGTGGCGGCGGTAACAGCAGCGGCAGCGGTGGGGACAACGCCGGGGGTGGCGGCAAGACCGGGACTGAGGCCTCCAAGGCGGTCGTCAGCGTCAAGCCCGACGACGGGGCCAAGGAGGTCGCCACCAGCGGCGTCCTGAAGATAGCGAGCACCGGCGGCAAGCTCAGCACGGTGACCGTGGCGGACACCAAGGGCAACGCGGTCGAGGGCAAGATCGCCGACGACGGCGCGAGCTGGGAGCCGGCCCGCCACCTGGCCTCGGCCACCGAGTATAAGGTGCACGCGGTCGCCAAGGACGAGGCCGGCCGGGAGTCCGCCAAGGACACCACCTTCACCACCCTGACCCCGACGAACACCTTCGTGGGCCACTACACGCCGGAGGACGGCGCCACCGTCGGCGTGGGCATGCCGGTCTCGATCAACTTCTCCCGGGGGATCACCAACCCCGAGGCCGTCGAGAAGGCCATCACGGTCACGGCCGAGCCGGCCGTCCCGGTCGAGGGCCACTGGTTCGGCAACGACCGCCTCGACTTCCGTCCCGAGAACTACTGGGCCGCGGGCACCAAGGTCACCGTGAAGCTCGCCCTCGACGGGGTCGAGGGCCGCCCCGGCGTCTACGGCAAGCAGACCCGTACGGTCACCTTCACCATCGGCCGCTCGCAGGTCTCGACGGTCGACGCGGCCGCCCACACGATGCAGGTCGTCCGCGACGGCCAGGTCCTCAAGGACGTCCCGATCACCGCGGGCGCCCCGTCGACCACGACCTACAACGGCCAGATGGTCATCAGCGAGAAGTACAAGGTCACGCGGATGAACGGCGCGACCGTCGGCTTCGGCGGCGAGTACGACATCTCCGACGTCCCGCACGCCATGCGCCTGTCGCAGTCGGGCACCTTCGTGCACGGCAACTACTGGGCCTCCTCGGACACCTTCGGCTCGACGAACGTCAGCCACGGCTGCGTCGGGCTCAAGGACGTCCGCGGCGCGGGTGACTCCAAGCAGCCCGCGGCCTGGTTCTTCGACGAGTCGCTGATCGGTGACGTGGTCGTCGTGAAGAACTCGAAGGACAAGCAGATCGCCCCGGACAACGGCCTCAACGGCTGGAACATGGACTGGGCGGAGTGGATCAAGTAG
- a CDS encoding choice-of-anchor A family protein: protein MSARNWTLGLAIGAVLASAAPAAFAEGPGGDRPAAVARAPLPGGLGPCVPGDCPDPYPPIGTDGVPQGRDNGINVFAGGDFRVRGRASEAEGRLVVLGDFDQDKQAGGDSRYNVGIVGAGSRVPPPPGADFLTTGGSVTVAQDERLLADGGVVRHAGSLTGTVSGRLVRDPAAAAPYAGLRDRLSAASQCYARVGGQPRRATGTAVNNGYQTLFTGDGTSALQVFNVDANLVGNGGGQQGIRFARIPDTATVLVNVLGTDRTINTYSGSIADTDPLNAYRDRLLWNFPDATTVNLTGGGQFQGSFLMGQQSSETTVTLPGINGRFFTTGSVTHGSSTAGGGGQEFHAYPFNGDLPECGDDPAPVTGTVSVLKRDADTGVALQGARFELWRETNGTAGLQNTGPQADTLVAECVTPASGVCERTTEPGTYYWRETRAPLGYDLDETVHELTLTAGNASAGVRYEADNRRTPEPPVAARVVLRKTDRATGRPLEGARFELWRESNGSTGLQTGTPGGDTRLDGACVTDTRGTCTVELPVGETYYWRETATPVGYEPPADPVTRFDLDRGDVVDGLSVDVENTPVSPEYEGSIRVVKQDARTKRPLPGAVFEVWQETNNTPGLQTRGINADRRVAPGCTTDRTGVCDFGPLPEGWYYLVETAVPAGYVLPADRVTGPLSLDVGTPDQRIVVTVRNKPVDHGKDHGKGDHGKGDHGKGDHGKDKHPKHPKHPKADHGKDKHPKHPKGDHGKGRHPQHAQPPKHAKHPKHSKGPRA from the coding sequence ATGTCAGCCAGAAACTGGACCCTCGGGCTCGCGATCGGAGCCGTACTGGCCTCCGCCGCGCCGGCGGCCTTCGCGGAGGGTCCCGGTGGCGACCGCCCGGCGGCGGTCGCCAGAGCCCCGCTTCCCGGAGGGCTGGGGCCCTGCGTCCCGGGAGACTGCCCCGACCCGTACCCGCCCATCGGCACCGACGGCGTTCCGCAGGGCCGGGACAACGGCATCAACGTCTTCGCGGGCGGCGACTTCCGCGTCCGGGGCCGGGCCTCCGAGGCCGAGGGCCGGCTCGTCGTCCTCGGTGACTTCGACCAGGACAAGCAGGCGGGCGGGGACAGCCGCTACAACGTCGGCATCGTCGGCGCCGGATCGCGGGTCCCCCCGCCGCCCGGCGCGGACTTCCTCACCACCGGCGGCTCGGTCACCGTGGCGCAGGACGAACGTCTGCTCGCCGACGGCGGCGTGGTCCGCCACGCCGGCTCCCTCACGGGCACGGTGTCGGGCCGCCTCGTCCGGGACCCCGCCGCCGCAGCCCCGTACGCGGGGCTGCGCGACCGGCTCAGCGCCGCCAGCCAGTGCTACGCCCGGGTCGGCGGGCAGCCGCGCCGGGCCACCGGCACGGCCGTCAACAACGGCTACCAGACGCTCTTCACCGGCGACGGCACCTCCGCGCTCCAGGTCTTCAACGTCGACGCGAACCTCGTCGGCAACGGGGGCGGCCAGCAGGGCATCCGGTTCGCCCGCATCCCGGACACGGCCACCGTGCTGGTGAACGTCCTGGGCACCGACCGCACGATCAACACCTACAGCGGCAGCATCGCGGACACCGACCCCCTCAACGCCTACCGCGACCGGCTGCTGTGGAACTTCCCGGACGCCACCACCGTGAACCTGACCGGAGGCGGCCAGTTCCAGGGCAGCTTCCTCATGGGGCAGCAGTCCTCGGAGACCACCGTCACGCTGCCCGGCATCAACGGGCGCTTCTTCACCACCGGCTCCGTCACCCACGGCAGCAGCACGGCCGGGGGCGGTGGCCAGGAGTTCCACGCCTACCCCTTCAACGGCGACCTGCCCGAGTGCGGCGACGACCCCGCCCCGGTGACCGGCACGGTCTCGGTCCTCAAGCGCGACGCGGACACGGGCGTGGCGCTGCAGGGCGCCCGGTTCGAGCTGTGGCGCGAGACGAACGGGACCGCGGGACTGCAGAACACAGGTCCGCAGGCGGACACCCTGGTCGCCGAGTGCGTCACGCCGGCGAGCGGCGTCTGCGAGCGGACCACCGAGCCCGGTACGTACTACTGGCGCGAGACCCGGGCGCCGCTCGGCTACGACCTCGACGAAACCGTCCACGAGCTGACCCTGACCGCCGGGAACGCCTCGGCCGGGGTCCGGTACGAGGCGGACAACCGGCGCACCCCCGAACCGCCGGTCGCCGCCCGGGTGGTGCTGCGCAAGACCGACCGCGCCACCGGCCGCCCGCTGGAGGGCGCGCGGTTCGAGCTGTGGCGGGAGAGCAACGGCTCCACCGGCCTCCAGACCGGCACCCCGGGTGGCGACACCCGCCTCGACGGGGCCTGCGTGACGGACACCCGGGGCACCTGCACGGTGGAGCTGCCGGTCGGGGAGACGTACTACTGGCGGGAGACCGCCACCCCTGTCGGGTACGAGCCCCCGGCCGACCCGGTCACCCGGTTCGACCTGGACCGGGGCGATGTGGTGGACGGCCTCTCCGTCGACGTCGAGAACACCCCGGTGAGCCCGGAGTACGAGGGCTCGATCCGGGTGGTGAAGCAGGACGCCAGGACGAAGCGGCCGCTGCCCGGCGCGGTCTTCGAGGTGTGGCAGGAGACCAACAACACCCCTGGCCTGCAGACGCGCGGCATCAACGCCGACCGCCGGGTCGCCCCGGGCTGCACCACCGACCGGACCGGCGTCTGCGACTTCGGCCCGCTCCCCGAGGGCTGGTACTACCTCGTCGAGACGGCGGTCCCCGCGGGTTACGTCCTGCCCGCAGACCGGGTCACCGGCCCGCTGAGCCTCGACGTGGGCACCCCGGACCAGCGCATCGTGGTCACGGTGCGGAACAAGCCGGTCGACCACGGCAAGGACCACGGCAAGGGCGACCACGGCAAGGGCGACCACGGGAAGGGTGACCACGGGAAGGACAAGCACCCCAAGCACCCGAAGCACCCCAAGGCCGACCACGGCAAGGACAAGCACCCGAAGCACCCGAAGGGCGACCACGGGAAGGGCAGGCACCCCCAGCACGCCCAGCCCCCGAAGCACGCCAAGCACCCGAAGCACTCCAAGGGCCCCCGGGCCTGA
- a CDS encoding L,D-transpeptidase, whose amino-acid sequence MTRRAGAGLAAVAAWAGLLGGLAGCTQDGKAPVEIQLPGKPRSPDEAIRITPDDNAKEVPADGRLSVTVPEGRLERVVVTKVEDAQQEQVPGAIAEDGLSWSPDPASGRLALAAKYTVDAVALDGHDRRQARHTTFTTYVPEERFIGYFKPENRSTVGTGMIVSFRFSRAIERRAEVERAISVTSDPGAQVVGHWFGRERLDFRPKEYWKPGTKVTVKMDLRDIEGAPGSYGIQDKSITFTVGRSQISTVDAAAHTMEVRRGGQLVSTVPISAGAPKTTTYNGKMVVMEMFDVTRMNGQTVGFGGEYDIPDVPHAMRLTASGTFLHGNYWSSPDTFGTTNQSHGCVGLRDDKGGGSDTPAGWFFDRTLVGDVVEVVNSQDKTVAPDNGLGGWNMSWADWVAGSAIA is encoded by the coding sequence CTGACGAGGCGGGCAGGGGCGGGCTTGGCCGCCGTGGCGGCATGGGCGGGCCTGCTGGGCGGCCTGGCCGGATGCACCCAGGACGGCAAGGCGCCGGTCGAGATCCAGCTCCCCGGCAAACCCCGCTCGCCGGACGAGGCCATCCGCATCACCCCCGACGACAACGCGAAGGAGGTGCCCGCGGACGGCCGGCTGTCGGTCACCGTGCCCGAGGGCCGCCTGGAGCGGGTCGTCGTCACCAAGGTGGAGGACGCGCAGCAGGAACAGGTCCCCGGTGCCATCGCCGAGGACGGGCTCAGCTGGAGCCCCGACCCCGCGTCCGGGCGGCTCGCGCTCGCGGCCAAGTACACCGTGGACGCGGTCGCCCTCGACGGGCACGACCGCCGCCAGGCCCGCCACACCACCTTCACCACCTACGTTCCCGAGGAGCGCTTCATCGGCTACTTCAAGCCCGAGAACCGCTCGACCGTCGGCACCGGGATGATCGTCTCCTTCCGGTTCAGCCGTGCCATCGAGCGCCGCGCCGAAGTGGAGCGGGCCATTTCCGTCACCTCCGACCCGGGCGCGCAGGTCGTCGGCCACTGGTTCGGGCGGGAACGGCTCGACTTCCGGCCCAAGGAGTACTGGAAGCCCGGCACCAAGGTCACCGTGAAGATGGACCTGCGCGACATCGAGGGCGCGCCCGGCTCGTACGGCATCCAGGACAAGTCCATCACCTTCACCGTCGGCCGCTCCCAGATCTCCACCGTGGACGCGGCCGCGCACACCATGGAGGTCCGCCGGGGCGGGCAGCTGGTGTCGACCGTGCCGATCAGCGCCGGGGCGCCCAAGACCACCACCTACAACGGGAAGATGGTGGTGATGGAGATGTTCGACGTGACCCGCATGAACGGCCAGACCGTCGGCTTCGGCGGCGAGTACGACATCCCCGACGTCCCGCACGCCATGCGCCTCACCGCCTCCGGCACCTTCCTGCACGGCAACTACTGGTCCAGCCCCGACACCTTCGGCACCACCAACCAGAGCCACGGATGCGTGGGCCTGCGCGACGACAAGGGCGGCGGCTCCGACACCCCGGCCGGCTGGTTCTTCGACCGGACCCTCGTCGGGGACGTGGTGGAGGTCGTCAACTCGCAGGACAAGACGGTCGCCCCGGACAACGGACTGGGCGGCTGGAACATGTCCTGGGCGGACTGGGTCGCCGGCTCCGCCATCGCCTGA
- the glgX gene encoding glycogen debranching protein GlgX, which yields MSSAAEQEAVEAVSNAAEAVRSGRAAPVPQIDGRPKERPDGQVRGQVLRTHARPGAPVWPGSSHPLGARFHHGPDGTAGTNFALWAQGAEAVEVCLFDEAGAETRCTLTEHTHEIWHGFVPGVRPGQRYGFRVHGRWDPWTGARYNPAKLLLDPYARAVDGDFTLPPEVYAHVRDWPQQYIADTVRDDRDSAPFVPKGVVVHDDDDWADDVRPKTPWADSVIYELHVRGFTMRHPGIPEELRGTYAGLAHPAAIEHLTSLGVTAVELLPVHQFAHEDHLLRRGLRNYWGYNSIGYFAPHAGYSASGTAGQQVGEFKRMVRALHAAGIEVILDVVYNHTAEAGELGPTLSLRGIDNRGYYRLQSDQRRYSDYTGCGNTLHAGRPHVLRLITDSLRYWVTEMGVDGFRFDLAAALARSMHDVDMLSPFLAVIAQDPVLRRVKLIAEPWDVGSGGYQVGAFPPLWTEWNDRYRDAVRDFWRGALPDVRDLGYRLSGSSDLYAWGGRRPYASVNFVTAHDGFTLRDLVSYERKHNEGNGEANRDGTNDNRSWNCGAEGESDDPRVGVLRRRQLRNLLTTLLLSTGVPMLVAGDEFGRTQGGNNNAYCQDNETGWVDWSLLEDPAWQSLFALASRLIALRHAHPVLRRRAFFSGRSQGADGLRDLAWFTPAGAEMTERDWYAPAAALGMYLSGRDIPGRDERGRQVTDDSFLALLHTGDRPLAWVLPEAPWAQVYEVVLDTSLEAQCDPPRTRHRGGQTLTVPARSVLLLRVVS from the coding sequence GTGTCGAGCGCAGCCGAGCAGGAGGCGGTGGAAGCCGTCAGCAATGCCGCGGAAGCGGTGCGGAGCGGCCGGGCCGCGCCCGTACCGCAGATCGACGGCCGACCGAAGGAGCGGCCTGACGGCCAGGTCAGGGGGCAGGTGTTACGGACACACGCGCGCCCGGGGGCGCCGGTGTGGCCGGGATCCTCGCATCCCCTGGGGGCCCGGTTCCATCACGGTCCGGACGGGACCGCGGGCACCAATTTCGCCCTGTGGGCGCAGGGCGCGGAGGCGGTGGAGGTCTGTCTGTTCGACGAGGCCGGCGCCGAGACCCGCTGCACCCTGACGGAGCACACCCACGAGATCTGGCACGGGTTCGTGCCGGGCGTACGCCCCGGGCAGCGGTACGGATTCCGGGTGCACGGCCGGTGGGATCCCTGGACGGGCGCCCGGTACAACCCGGCGAAGCTGCTCCTGGACCCGTACGCGCGGGCCGTGGACGGGGACTTCACGCTGCCCCCGGAGGTGTACGCGCACGTCCGGGACTGGCCGCAGCAGTACATCGCGGACACCGTGCGCGACGACCGGGACTCCGCGCCGTTCGTCCCCAAGGGCGTGGTCGTCCACGATGACGACGACTGGGCGGACGACGTCCGGCCGAAGACCCCGTGGGCCGATTCGGTGATCTACGAGCTGCACGTGCGCGGCTTCACGATGCGCCATCCGGGTATTCCCGAGGAACTGCGCGGCACCTACGCGGGGCTCGCGCACCCGGCGGCGATCGAGCACCTGACGAGCCTGGGCGTGACGGCGGTCGAGCTGCTGCCGGTGCACCAGTTCGCGCACGAGGACCACCTGCTGCGCCGGGGGCTGCGCAACTACTGGGGCTACAACTCGATCGGCTACTTCGCCCCGCACGCGGGGTACTCGGCGAGCGGTACGGCCGGGCAGCAGGTCGGCGAGTTCAAGCGGATGGTGCGGGCCCTGCACGCGGCCGGGATCGAGGTCATCCTCGACGTGGTCTACAACCACACGGCGGAGGCGGGCGAGCTGGGTCCCACCCTGTCGCTGCGCGGGATCGACAACCGGGGCTACTACCGGCTCCAGTCCGACCAGCGGCGGTACTCCGACTACACGGGCTGCGGGAACACCCTGCACGCGGGCCGCCCGCACGTGCTGCGGCTGATCACGGACTCGCTGCGCTACTGGGTCACCGAGATGGGGGTGGACGGCTTCCGCTTCGACCTGGCGGCGGCGCTGGCGCGGTCGATGCACGACGTGGACATGCTGTCGCCCTTCCTCGCGGTGATCGCCCAGGACCCGGTGCTGCGGCGGGTGAAACTGATCGCCGAGCCGTGGGACGTGGGCTCGGGCGGCTACCAGGTGGGGGCGTTCCCGCCGCTGTGGACGGAGTGGAACGACCGGTACCGGGACGCCGTGCGGGACTTCTGGCGGGGCGCGCTGCCCGACGTACGGGATCTCGGCTACCGGCTGTCGGGCTCCAGCGACCTGTACGCGTGGGGCGGGCGGAGGCCGTACGCCTCGGTGAACTTCGTGACCGCGCACGACGGCTTCACCCTGCGCGACCTGGTGTCGTACGAGCGCAAGCACAACGAGGGCAACGGGGAGGCGAACCGGGACGGGACCAACGACAACCGGTCGTGGAACTGCGGGGCGGAGGGCGAGAGCGACGATCCGCGGGTCGGCGTGCTGCGCCGCCGCCAGCTGCGCAACCTGCTCACCACGCTGCTGCTGTCCACGGGCGTGCCGATGCTGGTGGCCGGCGACGAGTTCGGGCGGACGCAGGGCGGCAACAACAACGCGTACTGCCAGGACAACGAGACGGGCTGGGTGGACTGGTCGCTGCTGGAGGATCCGGCCTGGCAGTCGCTCTTCGCGCTGGCCTCCCGGCTGATCGCGCTGCGCCACGCCCATCCGGTGCTGCGGCGGCGGGCGTTCTTCTCCGGGCGCTCGCAGGGTGCGGACGGGCTGCGGGACCTGGCCTGGTTCACTCCGGCGGGGGCGGAGATGACGGAGCGGGACTGGTATGCGCCGGCCGCCGCGCTGGGGATGTACCTGTCGGGGCGGGACATCCCGGGCCGTGACGAGCGCGGCCGCCAGGTGACGGACGACAGCTTCCTCGCGCTGCTGCACACCGGGGACCGGCCGTTGGCCTGGGTCCTGCCGGAGGCGCCCTGGGCGCAGGTGTACGAGGTCGTCCTGGACACCTCGCTGGAGGCCCAGTGCGACCCGCCCCGGACCCGGCACCGCGGCGGGCAGACCCTGACGGTCCCGGCGCGGTCGGTGCTGCTGCTGAGGGTGGTGAGCTGA
- a CDS encoding CDP-alcohol phosphatidyltransferase family protein, whose product MGRVTTALQELRGAQKSAKGVSLYSRFVNRPAGRYLAAGSYALGLTPNQVTLISAAFSFAAVAAVALAAPSWGLGIAVWAALAVGFAFDSADGQLARLRGGGSAAGEWLDHVVDAAKLTALHSCVLIAFYRFPEAYGTGADGWLLVPLGFQFAAVVTFFGGLLTEKLKPKPAPGSPAAVPSTARAVALLPVDYGVFCLVFLLLGGGKLFVWAYAGLGVVAALFLLAFLAKWFRELSAVRR is encoded by the coding sequence ATGGGCAGAGTCACGACCGCGCTGCAGGAACTGCGCGGGGCGCAGAAGTCGGCGAAGGGGGTGTCGCTCTACTCCCGGTTCGTCAACCGGCCGGCCGGGCGGTACCTGGCCGCCGGTTCGTACGCGCTGGGGCTCACCCCGAACCAGGTGACGCTGATCAGTGCCGCGTTCAGCTTCGCCGCCGTGGCGGCGGTCGCGCTGGCCGCCCCCTCGTGGGGGCTGGGCATCGCGGTGTGGGCGGCCCTCGCCGTCGGCTTCGCCTTCGACTCCGCCGACGGGCAGCTGGCCCGGCTGCGCGGCGGCGGCAGCGCGGCCGGCGAGTGGCTCGACCATGTCGTGGACGCGGCCAAGCTCACCGCCCTGCACTCGTGCGTGCTGATCGCCTTCTACCGCTTCCCCGAGGCGTACGGGACGGGCGCGGACGGCTGGCTGCTGGTGCCGCTGGGCTTCCAGTTCGCGGCGGTGGTGACCTTCTTCGGCGGCCTGCTGACCGAGAAGCTCAAGCCGAAGCCGGCCCCCGGCAGCCCGGCGGCCGTGCCGTCGACGGCGCGCGCGGTGGCCCTGCTGCCCGTGGACTACGGGGTGTTCTGCCTGGTGTTCCTGCTGCTCGGCGGCGGGAAGCTGTTCGTCTGGGCGTACGCGGGACTGGGCGTGGTCGCCGCGCTGTTCCTGCTGGCGTTCCTCGCGAAGTGGTTCCGGGAGCTCAGCGCCGTTCGCCGGTGA
- a CDS encoding adenylyltransferase/cytidyltransferase family protein, which produces MSDLAVPARRPYRVGYAPGAYDLFHIGHLNILRHARSQCDYLVAGVVSDEMAELAKGRRPMIPLVERLEIVRSVKYVDAAFVETVPDKVETWKQVRFDVIFKGDDWRGTPKGDRLEKDFAAHGVDVVYFPYTVHTSSTQLRRALDALAEPAAAPGQVTGERR; this is translated from the coding sequence ATGTCCGACCTTGCTGTGCCTGCGCGCAGGCCGTATCGAGTCGGCTATGCGCCCGGCGCCTACGACCTGTTCCACATCGGCCATCTCAACATCCTCCGGCACGCCCGGAGTCAGTGCGACTACCTGGTCGCCGGAGTGGTCTCCGACGAGATGGCCGAGCTCGCCAAGGGGCGCCGCCCGATGATCCCGCTCGTCGAGCGGCTGGAGATCGTCCGCAGCGTGAAGTACGTCGACGCCGCCTTCGTCGAGACGGTCCCCGACAAGGTGGAGACCTGGAAGCAGGTCCGCTTCGACGTCATCTTCAAGGGCGACGACTGGCGCGGCACCCCCAAGGGCGACCGGCTGGAGAAGGACTTCGCCGCCCACGGCGTCGACGTCGTCTACTTCCCCTACACCGTGCACACGTCCAGCACCCAGCTGCGCCGGGCCCTGGACGCGCTGGCGGAGCCCGCGGCGGCGCCGGGCCAGGTCACCGGCGAACGGCGCTGA
- a CDS encoding glycosyltransferase, giving the protein MLLVSTNYAPEHAGIGPYATQIAEHWADLGHETHVLAGMPHYPAWSLEPEYKGAFQRTEQRAGVTVHRRAHTVPPRQTAVKRALFEGSILLHGAVAPPRMPKPDAVLAQMPSLAGGVLAARLAARWKVPYVPVVQDLMGAAAAQSGISGGDKAAAIAGRAEAYALKRATLVGVIHETFVDRVVGMGVDPDKIRLVPNWSHVSVPTKPRGETRHHLGWAPGETVVLHSGNMGLKQGLEVLVGAARLDPSVRFVLMGDGSQRSALADLAADVPNLDIIPPAADGEFPDILAAADVLAVTQHAAVLDMSVPSKLTSYFQTGRPVVASVAAEGGTAQEVERSGAGVLVPPEDPEALLKAVRALAEDPEGADALGAAGPRHVAAHLSREAGLARIDALIDEALGGLRP; this is encoded by the coding sequence ATGCTGCTGGTTTCCACCAATTACGCTCCGGAGCACGCGGGGATCGGCCCGTACGCGACCCAGATCGCGGAGCACTGGGCGGATCTCGGTCACGAGACCCATGTGCTGGCCGGCATGCCGCACTACCCGGCGTGGTCGCTCGAACCCGAGTACAAGGGGGCGTTCCAGCGCACGGAGCAGCGCGCGGGGGTCACCGTGCACCGGCGTGCGCACACCGTGCCGCCGCGCCAGACCGCCGTGAAGCGGGCCCTTTTCGAAGGATCGATTCTGCTGCACGGCGCCGTCGCCCCGCCCCGGATGCCCAAGCCGGACGCCGTCCTCGCCCAGATGCCCAGCCTGGCCGGCGGAGTGCTCGCCGCCCGGCTCGCGGCGCGGTGGAAGGTCCCGTACGTCCCGGTCGTCCAGGACCTGATGGGCGCCGCCGCCGCGCAGAGCGGGATCAGCGGCGGCGACAAGGCCGCCGCGATCGCCGGCCGCGCCGAGGCGTACGCCCTCAAGCGCGCCACCCTGGTCGGCGTCATCCACGAGACCTTCGTGGACCGGGTCGTCGGCATGGGCGTGGACCCGGACAAGATCCGTCTGGTCCCCAACTGGTCCCACGTGTCCGTGCCCACCAAGCCGCGCGGCGAGACCCGCCACCACCTCGGCTGGGCCCCGGGCGAGACCGTCGTCCTGCACTCCGGGAACATGGGCCTCAAGCAGGGCCTCGAAGTCCTCGTGGGCGCCGCCCGGCTGGATCCGAGTGTCCGGTTCGTCCTGATGGGCGACGGCAGCCAGCGGTCGGCTTTGGCCGACCTCGCGGCGGATGTGCCGAATCTGGACATCATCCCCCCTGCCGCTGACGGCGAGTTCCCGGATATCCTCGCGGCGGCGGACGTTCTGGCGGTCACGCAGCACGCCGCCGTGCTGGACATGAGCGTCCCGTCGAAGCTGACCTCGTACTTCCAGACCGGCCGGCCCGTCGTCGCCTCCGTGGCCGCGGAGGGCGGAACCGCCCAGGAAGTGGAACGCTCGGGCGCTGGGGTGCTCGTACCGCCGGAGGACCCCGAAGCCCTGCTGAAGGCCGTACGGGCCCTGGCCGAGGACCCGGAAGGCGCGGACGCACTGGGAGCGGCCGGACCCCGCCACGTGGCGGCCCATCTGAGCCGCGAAGCGGGCCTGGCCCGCATCGACGCACTGATAGACGAAGCACTTGGGGGACTCCGGCCGTGA